The Betta splendens chromosome 12, fBetSpl5.4, whole genome shotgun sequence genome contains the following window.
ACATGCAAATCAACTAAATAGTCATGTATGGTAAACACAAATGTAGAATGCAAAATGACCAAAAAGGGGCAGAAAACAGCCTTTGGATTTCATGGgcatttttcatgtttgtgcGCAGGGGGCTAATGTCTCACACTTAACattcattgttgttgttcttcaaTCACTGTTCACCTCTGGATTGGCAGCAAAAACTTAAAAGTGTGAACTCGCCTCTGAGAACTTCCATCCTCAGAGGCCGACGTCTGCCAAACATGACTCACTGAAATACAACATGGAATCTCAATCCCTTGGTCATGGTTGaactatacagtatatttaggtATATTCTCAAATGTTGTGCGAGTGCAATGacagatgtaaaacacaaaagaacaaATTCTTAAAAAAGATtgaaaaaatacattaaaagctCTAAATCTCAACTCATCTTTAGAGCTAAGAATTTCTAAATAAAAGCTAAACAGAAAAACCTGAGTTATACTgggtgttgtgttgtgtctgtcaTTTAAGGTCAATGTGCCAGAGTGATTTGTACCAAAGAAATAGTGGGATGTAGAACCTGAGTTggatatgtgtgtttgtgttggctcaGCTCACTTCAGTCTCTGGCTGTTGAGGTGTGTGATGATGAGGGAAGAACCTGTTACACAGTCTTGATGCAAAGTTAGtttttgtaatgtaaatgttttaatgtataTCTAATTTCCAAAGGCAATCTCTAAGTACagctgttgtactgtacagaGTTTATAGAGgagtaaaaaagtaaagtaaactgCATAAAACATCGTACTGCACCTTAAACAGGTCTTGGGGGCAGTAACTTGGTGAACGTAGCGCTGCCTGGAACCACTGGCTCATCTCTGGCTCATTGTTGCATTTCttatctctcttcctctctacTTCCTGTCATCTGTTGCCTTCTGGCCTATAAAAGCCTAAAATGCTTGTCACAATGAACAGTTCAAACTGTGCAGCTCAACACTGAATATCTGATGTTACTGTTAACATTTGTATATTTCACCATCACTACCTTTGTACATGTacaagattattattattacctgaAAAGGTCTTAATCTAAATATGGACTTcccatatatattttattaatataattacCACTAAAAACAATAGCCTGTCAATTAGGCACAGTCTTAGTGACAGACAtacggtacagtatgtgtcagtgACTAACTATTTAATACCAGTCTGGGGGAAGAGAGCTGTACCTGTACTTATTAGAAGCAGGagcacatgtatttatttatgtattttctgCATTTGCATGTTACTGTAATCTATTGTGCTCAGGTTTTCTCTCTCGCATAGTGTGGCACAGCAGGCTTTGACCTCAGCTGAGGTGTGAGCTCCTACTGGctagttacacaaacacaatgtgaaGCATTTTCTTGAAACTATATATTGTGGGAATATTTTTATGTATTCACTGTGTTAATAATTATTTGATAATTTTGCTGGTGTTTGTAGTAGGAGGTCCCTAAAGCGGCTTCTTGACTTTAactcacagtaaacacagccaAGTTAAATGAAGCTTTTTGATAAGGACACAACCTGAGACCGTTGGAACCGGCTGCTCCGGCGCGCAGCTCGACAGTTTGACACTTTGAGTCACGACTGccgtgtggagcagcagcaggtgggcgGGGAGATCGACACGAGTGGAGAGGAAGTGGTGAGGATGCGTTCCAGCCGCCGAGCTGCACTTTGCTCCGTGCGTCGCCACAAACAGCCGGTCAGCACCGGAGCCTCTGACCCCCAACAGGAGCCGGGACCACGGACGGCGATGCCCGACGAGGTGAGGAGGCGGTGGGATCTCGGCCCACTTCGCCGTGAGGCTCAGTACGTTCTAATGACCTGCCTGTTGGTTTGGATCTCAGCGGGTTCGTTCGCTTTACTTTCAATAATGTGTCACAACTGTTGCGTTAGCGTGCGAACGAAGAGGAAGGTGAGCTattgtgatggtgatgatgatgatgataacacGAGGGGGGATTCACTGATCTTTCCTTCTAACGAGGCAAAGACACGCAATAGGATGTCGTCGATCATGTAGAAGGGCCTCACTTCATTTCCATGTATTCAAACGACCTGCAGTGAGCTGCGTGTGGTTCGGCTGCTGGTTTAAATATTCACCTGAGCCTCAGGTGAAACTCGGGAAACAGCCCCGCGGTGACGTTCGTCCAAGCGTCAAGTTCAGTGGAGAGACAGAACGTGTGGATTTGCTCTATTATCAACTTAAACCTGGTAGTTTACGAACAGGTGCTTGAGATACAGGTTCTACTGCTCAGATAACTAAATGAAAGTgtaataaactaataaactaTTAATTAGTAGCTAGTTATCAAAACATAAAGCTCAGATAAAGTCACTGGACGAGGGAACAGGTCTTTACAGGAATTAGATTAGGGGTCTATTAAAGTTTTATTTGAACAAATCTCAACCGGACTTATGCATTTTTCAAACTCACAGCAATCATTTCTATTTTAGAGCATGCACCTTGCAAACATTTTACAATTGTTGGTTGAAATATCTTATAGTTCATTATCAGACAGATCTGTACCACAGTGGACCTCCACCAGGCCACAGTCTGGAATGATCTCCCACGTCCAGAGGATGGATTTACACCACGCTCTGTCCATTCGTGTAGTTTTGCTGCCCTCCTGAGCCCCATCATGAGGTTGACAGTGGAATGAATTATATTAGGGCCAGGCTCCGGCTCTTTATCTCACACCATTATGTCAATAATTGGTTATGGTACTTTGTTTTAAGACAAAAGCTGTTTGTTAATTACATTATGTTGTTATCACATCTATCGTAAATCCTGCTTTGAGCCAATAAGCAGATTTTAGCATGTTACCACAATAATAATGGGTCAAAGATATCACACGGGGCAGCTAGCATGGCTAGTGCCTTGTCTGAGTTAAGTGTAGACTCCACTACATCTAAAAGGAAATGCCTCCGTTTCCAGTTTAGTTTTCTCTGTTAACTTTATAGTTTTCTAGTAAAGCTGTAACCCCAGTAATTTAGGTGAAATCAGACATTTACATGCACATTCATCCGACTCAACTTCTCCTGTTTAAGGAAATGTATGTTTAAGTTTACATACATTTCCTTACTATTTGTTAGCATTGACCTGGGTCAAAGGTGTTGGATTTCTTTCCACAAGCTTCTACTCTACTCTGCTAATGATTGCTGTGATTTCGGCCCATTTCGCTTGACAGAACTGACAGAATTGAGTCGGGTTTGAAGGCAACCTCTTCAGTTCCAGCCACAAATGTTCTATAGGACTGAGGTCAGAACGTTGTGATTGCCACTTCAATGCATTGACTTTGTTGGTGTTAATCCACTCTGCTCCACACTGCTTGTATTCTTAGGGTCACTGATGTCTTTAAATGTCTACATACATTCATGCTTGTTCCTTTCATTGTCATCATGATACTTCTGTAGTCACGGCTTCTTCCCAATGAGTGACCTTTCACCCCAGGATTCCTCTCACAGTGGATTATAACACTCTGTTATTATGTCTTCCCTTAGACATTAAGGGTGGATAGACATGTTTTGCATCAAAGCCCATTCGTCTCTGAGGCACAGAATCCATCTCCTTCCTACTGTAAGCAGGATCATAGCTGGACATTACCATGGTGTTTATGCTATACCAGATTGAACTTTAATAGGACACATACATATATTCAGGCTTGAGGGGGTGATCTCTATGAGTAGGGTCCAGAGCTTTTGTCCAGCTGTGGCTTCACCCATTGGGTAGAAACACTCACCTTCAAACCAACCTCTTTTTAAATCTACGGGGGGCGGGGCGTTCAGGGCTGTGACCATTTTCTTCAGCCCACCGGTGCTTTGCTCTTGTGTGTCATTTTGTCGCCTGCTGGACCTCGTACGGGGTGGGCTTCCAAGCCCCAACTAGCAGAACTCTGTGGTATATTGCAACAAATGAATCAGACTTGTTGGTGTATGTTTGCCCTGTGCTTTGCTATTATTGCTTGTAGCAATACTAAAGTTGCTAAagatttgattgattgatttgatataaattatatacagtatagagaTAGAGGGCATGGTCATAGTCTGTCTAGccctgtctctctttctctccgttTACTGTAAAGCCCCCTCCCCCCTGCTCTTGTGTGTCCCCTTATTCAACCTGTCAGATCCTGAGTCTGGCACTGTTGTACTGAACCATGTCAAAAATAAACACGATTACAGTCACGACCAGTAACTGGCTCACACTATCTAGTAATCGCTTCCAAATGTGACCTGTCAAATTATTAGTTTCTGTAGCATCGATGGTGTTAATGAATATACCCTTAActtaaagagagagaaagattcCAACACTCTTTTCACTCATTAGGATTTTGTAAATTTGTATGGTATTTAATGGTGTACTGTGTTACTGGCCAGTAAGTAGTGAATAGGCTAGGCATTAATTTTGTCTTTGAAACTAATGCTCTTACAGATGCTTAGTGTAACATGTCAAGGTTGTTACATCACACATCATACTTTCAGTGTGGTAAGGGCTGCAGAGGGACGTGAAAGGAACTGCTGCAGACGTCATTCCTTTGTCTGACTAATCATATAAAACAAAAGTTGGTTTACCGAATTTGAGCCCCTTCGGCCTTCATCAAACTACTTGGAGAGCTGCGAGGCAGATCCTTTAAAGAACAAGCTTTTTTTGTGACCCTTATGAAACACTTTTATTCTACTGAGTCAAACCACAAATGCCACATCCTGAGACAGCGCTTAAAATAAACAAGGGCTTGTCTCTTAGGATCGGTGCTGACTTTTGCAATTTTGCTCTGTACACAGATGTTTTGCTACAAATTGTTTCATAGACtgatgtacatgtatgtactgATACAGCATTGCATGTATTTACAGGGGAAAGTCAGGCTTCCTCTCAAAAAGCCAAGTAATTCAGATGTTTTGGCAAGTCTGACATCTgagctctgttttgttttattaaatcgGTAACTACTGTATTAAACTATTAAAGGTTCCTTCTCGGGTTACTTACAGTTCGGTGTACGGCCTGTTTTAGTGAGATATGGATACCAATAATATTAAGTCTTGACAGCTTTTGCATCTTGCTTTATCCAGCTACAGGATCAGCTGTAAGATTTTGAAACATCATACAGAGTTCATGCTTTCAGTGTGTTGTGGGTCACGTACGTAAGCAAGAAAGTGCTGAATCTCCCAGGAACACTGTTATAAAATAAGGGGATTTGGTATGCAACAATTTTTCAATCCTTCTTAATTAGGATTAGAGGTTGTTGTGAGCGATTCTGGAGTTACAGACCCACACCGACACTGGAGGTCTCAGAGAACCTAACAGCACCCCAGACAGAAAGGCTTGATTTGGTaagatgtactgtatctgtgaacACGGACAGACTGGAAGAGCTCAGGTTAAACACTGAGATTCTAATTCAACTTGTGTAGCGAGTCACAGTGCAGTTTCTCACCAACTGATGTGCTTttgcatggacctttaagtgAATGTTGTCTTTTCTACATTGCTGACAGGAGCAGTTTCCCTGGACAATGCAGTTTCTGTAAATCACCACATCTGAGCGTCCACTGAAGGGAAAAGGAACCCGTGGTTGGAGGAACGACGGCAGAGCTTCCCCTCTCATCGACTTCTCTGTGAGTGAACGATGTCAGCCAGCTCTGCCGACGGTTTGGGAACAGGAACCAGAAACCAGAAAGTGTCAAAGGATCATAAAAAGGTAAGTCACTGAATTATTTTCAATGAACGGAAATCAGCAAACATCCTCTTATACAATTGTCATGGTTGTCAAAGTTGTCAAATGATTGTCAGGCGCTAGGTTCActggactcaaatgcacagcatgGGCGAGGGAGTAAAGTTCAAAAGGCTTTAATCTTGAattcacagacaggcagagttCGGTACACGAGTAAGCACAGGCGGCAGTACAGGCAAGAAGCAGGCAGTGGTTCAAACGCGACAAGACTGATATCAGGCATGGAAAGGTCCGGGCAGGAATCAGAGGTTGGTAAAAACGCTAGACTAACATGAGCAGCTGATGGGGTCGGTGACCAGGTGTgaagctgaacacaaacacaaccatgactaaacaggaagtggcaaaaataaaaactgtaagcTTGGCCTAATGATCAGGAGCTGTGACAATGATAGAGTTTATCACAAACGTAGACTCACAATCTACACTGTGTAATATAGGTAGATGATATGTGTTGAATGTTTacagcattttaatattttattatattatttatttctaaaataGTTATTTCGAAGATAAAACTCACTGTAGGAGACAAACCCATTGAGATGTTGatgaaaaaacagcagcagagcgaTAGATGAACTACAGGATAGAGGTGGATTACGATGTATATTCATACAGTGAATAGTGATATtaatattgtttatatttattaatatcaaaataaatgtatttgcatACTGTGCAATATACAATGAAAATAGTATTTAACAAATGTAGAGAGGCTGAAGTTTATCCATTGCAGCgttaatgtacagtatctatTGTTTATATAGAACGGGATGAGAATAagtgttgtctgtgtttgactTAAGTGTGTGTTACTCATAAGATCATAATAGAGCTGAAGTTTCTCTTTTTGAGTCTTGTTTTACTGTAGCTCTCGCTTTGTGACTTGTCAGCCCACAGCAGCTGCCCTGAAAGGAGCCATCCAGCTGGGCATCGGCTACGCTGTGGGAAACCTCAGCTCCAAACCGGACAGGGATGTCCTCATGCAGGACTTCTCTGTGGTGGAGAGTGTCTTTCTTCCCAGGTGCGGGATCATCTAGACACACTATTAACCAAAACGCAATGGAAGAAAAACACGAGAAACCGCCTAACActcaaggggggggggtgtttctGTACACAGATATTCTTCATTCACATTTGTGTGCATTTTTTATTCTTAAGTGACGGCAGCAACCTGACTCCAGCACATCACTTCCCAGATTTCCGTCTGAAGACATACGCTCCGCTGGCCTTCCGCTACTTCAGAGAGCTGTTTGGCATCAAACCTGATGACTATCTGGTTAGTGTCAGCGTTGACTGATGCTCCACTTGATATGACAGTTTGGGGTTAGCATCGAAACCTTAAAGTGAGTAAGCCATAAATTCATCACGTGCCTGGTTCCGACCCGCAGTACTCCATCTGCAACGAGCCTCTGATCGAGCTGTCCAACCCCGGCGCCAGCAGTTCCTGGTTCTACCTGACCAGCGATGATGAGTTTATCATTAAGACTGTGCAGCACAAAGAGGCTGAGTTCCTGCAGAAGCTGCTTCCTGGTTACTACAtggtgagcaaacacacacacatatagtactttgcgtgtgttgtgtgtctgtcatcaTCCATCAGCAAAACCTTATGATATTGCATTGCAGCGCCTGCAAGCTTGCacagaaacaatgaaacaaacctTTTAATTTAAAGTACTTCCCTATTTTCTTCTGGCATGTTTATAAATCTATTCTTTTTAAATAGGTGATAAAAGATTATTTCTCTTTCTATTGAGGCAAACATCAGGATGTGACATTTACATGTAATGCAAACAACCCAGAATACCATATGTAGATATTTACATGCAGCTGGCAGTTGACCACATATTTTCTCTAACCATCACTGGTTTTATGCAGGTTTTGTGGTGAAACAGTTTTCCCTTTGCGTGCAAGTGTTTGAATTTTACTAATAAGCTAATGTTCAGCTCTGCATGTTGGGATTTCTGTGCCGTGGATTTGAACATTTGGTTCGTGACCAGCCTAGTGCTGTAAAGTATTGTAGTATGAGTATTAGGGATGCTAACGACGCATTATCTCTGTTTATTGTAGAATCTGAACCAGAACCCCAGGACGCTGCTGCCCAAGTTCTACGGTCTGTACTGCATCCAGTGTTCTGGCGTCACCATCCGTCTGGTGGTGATGAACAACGTGCTGCCGCGGGCCATGAACATGCACTACAAGTACGACCTGAAGGGCTCCTCGTACAAGCGCCGCGCCTCGCGCAAGGAGCGTGCCAAGTCTTCGCCCACCTTCAAAGACCTGGACTTCCAGGAAATGCATGAAGGCCTGTACTTCGACCCAGACACTTACAGCGCGCTGATGAAGACCTTGCAGAGGGACTGTCGGGTGTGTTGCCATAAAAGATCTTATCTGTTGGACCAGTAACAatgtctgtttaaaatatatGATCAGATTCTGCCATAACTACAGCTTAGCCGTCCTATGTTGACGGCTTTTGCTTTATCAAAATCAACATATTAGGATTGTGCCCAATCACTATGATTGCAAAATAGATCAAAACAGTTAATCGTTGGGGAAAACTCTTTCAAAACCAAAtcttatttgtgtatttagagTATTTAGGTTACCTTGGTATTTAACAGGCTGTGAGGCAACTCTTGGCATGATGATCACATTAGGAGTGATTAggattaaaaattaaatctgCAGTGTTAATTAATAAGCCATATTTGTCTGGCACAAACATCCACAGCAAATGTTATAAGTAGCTGTTAAACTAAGCTAAAGCCAAAGCAACACAGGTCCAGCTGTCGGATCTCAAAGTTCTGGAGTCGggtttaaatcatttttaaaaaggcaATAAGGTTATTATAATCagcattattatattaatatattcatTTTTGGCTGTCACTACCAAAGTCTACCTTGTTCTTAATGAAGCAGTCCACTTCGATCAGGCTCAGCTTGTTATGATCTCATTGGCACCTGGCTGTTAGTTCATGAGCAAGAAACAGTGACCGGCTGATGAAAGATTAACAccagcagagcaacagcacCTGACTCATGTAATCAGGCTGAGCAACTGGACTCTGGAGCACAAACAGGCCCCTCTAGATTTTATTAGCACGTTTGGAAACGCGGTGAAAAGCATCTTACAGGACCATAAAGTTtcaattactattattattacccTCTGGGAAATagtgtctgtctgcagtgtTGGCTAAGTGATATCAGACAAAAGTAGAGACAAAGATTATTCTgatttagtaaaaaaaacaaaaaatatctaaatatatatacacatacacacatacatacatacatacatactgtacatacatgtatAACCACAAATTAAGGATccttaaacaaaaacatatttgtCCCACTATGGCTATTACGCAGTTACGACCTGTCCTGTGACTGTTTTCAGGCTTATTCGATTTTTCTCTTAAGGTGCTGGAGAGCTTTAAGATCATGGACTACAGTCTCCTGCTGGGCATTCATGTTTTGGACAAGAAGCCACTGAGCAGAGAAAGCCGATGCGACAGCAGGAGGGGACAGAAGGTTCTCTACTCCACCGCCCTCGAGTCCATCCAAGGAACCGTGAAGGACCCTGAGCCtgtggctgatgatgaaacGTGATTAGACCACTATTAACGTTCTTCCTTTGTCAGAACTATTTCATCTTTGGGATGTGAAAATGTGtaacacagatgttttttttcaggttgGGTGGAATTCCTGCCAAACATCGAGATGAAAACCTTCTTATATTCTTAGGAATCATTGACATTCTTCAATCTTACAGGTGCTCACACATGCTGAACCGTTTTTTTTGCCAATCTCATGTATTTTTTCATTCTGAAATATTTACAGAAATACTCACATTTTATTTCACAGGGGTTATTTAGAATGTTATtcgtttttacttttttattttttattttagactttttttatttgcatcttGTATTTATGTCTTTTGCTTTTTCCTAATTTATTCATAACTTGCCCGTGAAGAAAAGCGTGTGATGTATTTTCAGGTTTATCAAGAAGGTGGAACACTCTTGGAAGGCTCTTGTACATGATGGGGTGTGTAACTTGATATGTGCAACTTTTACATGCATACATTTTGTGTATATAAACATCTCTTTTCCATCTCAGGACACGGTGTCAGTTCACAGGCCCAGTTTTTATGCAGACAGATTTTTGAAATTCATGGGTTCAACTGTTTTCAAAAAGCTTCATCGTGAGTCATTCTGATAACAGACACTTCCTATATATGTGCTGCCTTTGCAGGTTTTAGTTTAAAAgatattctgtgtgttttttagctttaaGAGGAGCTTCTTCCAAAAGAAAGAGAGCTACTCTCCATCCAGTGAGGTCAGCATCTCAGGAGTTTCTCTCCCCACATAGGGAGGAGAGAAACTCCTGGAAAGTGGAGAGCAGAGCCCAAAGCGTGGACAATCTGGATGAAGATTGTGAATGTATATCAAATCCATACAATTAACATTTTCAGAGCAAATACGCTTCTTTGCATATTTAAGTCACTTATTgcgttgctgttgttttttgcaCTAGTTTACAGCTCTTCTAAACAACCAGACCTTGTTCCAAGACCTACTGTTTCATTTGAGTCCAACTGGAATGACGAGGAGCATCATGAAAACAGGTAGcgaacatctactgtacaggcTTTAGAGCATtgctttaatttattaaattgtgGGATTACCTCACGTTTGCAAGCAagcatgtaaataaaaaaaatacatttagatATTAACAGAGAACATTCTATTTCTCCGGGTATAAATGTTCCAggttagtttgttgtttttaggaTTACTATTTAATTTTACTAAGTACAGCTGGGGTTTAGAGAAATAACATCACAGATGATCATTTGTTGTGGTGACCATTACAATTCATGTTCTGGCCTCAATCAAAGTAATACATTCACAGTAATCTGATCAGTAGTTGTGGGCTGATCAACACCTAGACTGAAGCATACTGTATACATTTGGAAATAGGCCACATCTTAGTAAAAGCCACACTCTCTAGTCTGATGGTAAGTTGTATATGTGACAAAATATCAGCCCTACATTAAATGATGAAAATCATTCAAAGTGTTGGTAGGAGCAACATTAATTTCACATATCATTCCTCACACTGTCTTCATTGGTATTATTATGTTGCAGTGAAGCCCGCCGAGGCTCCAGTTCAACAATCGCTCTGGACGATTCCCTGCGGAGCCTCAGCAAGAGCCGGTCAGACTCTGAGCTGGATGTTTACTTTGtaagaaacttttttttaaacacagtcTGCATGCTGCACGTAAATCTTATTATTGGTCCTAATGGGTAGAGGTGACACTTCTCTTTTCTAATTTACTACCCAAACCAACATTTTTAAGGTCATTTCTTTGACTGTGAATCACATTCAGTTCACATTCAGAAGAACCCTATAAAACCTAACCACATATTCTCAGTGTCTCATATGTTGGTATAAATGGTACTGAATGATGATTGATGAAATATATTTTGTAAACTAATTCATAATAGGAGATGATATACTAATTGTGCCTGATAGATAAAATTACCCAATCTAATATATTTACATTATGTACATGATGTATGTGTCAGTATACAGTAtgataattaaatattttttcaagCCTTACTGCTTTACAAATCTGAAATAGTTGGTTAAACCAATAACTGTTACTTATTTTGCAATATcacttttttcctttaataaatTCTTACTTTTTTCTCAAATAAATTTTAGCGGCactaaatgaataaatttaGCAAAATGATCTATGGTGAACGCAGATCCCTTGTTTTCAGTGTATACAGTATggttatatataataattacgATTTATGGATTAGCTTGTTCAAAATGGCATTTATTGGGCTGTAGTATAAGATCTTTTTTAGAAAAGCTGTCATTTATCCAACATACACTCATACACTGAGTATTAAATGCTTTCCAGCATGTGGTTTCACTTATATTCTTGGAATTATTGTGTTTGGCAGTTGCATTGCAGCTAATTTGATGTCCGAGGTCCTGCTGCCATCCTGTGATGGCATCAGTGATGCCTGTAGAATGATTCAACCGAACCCTGTGCCCCCTGCTCTGTCCTCAGCCCACTTCAGCCTGAGAAAACTCCACGAATCCCATTTTTACAGCACATCCGTTACATAACCGTAAAATCCTGCTTGGGCCTTAAATGAAGCAAACCTTAAGCAGCTGCACTCAGGCTCTGTGGGATGCCTGCAAGCAAGTTCATCTAATCTAAAGCCTCTTTGACAGAAAACAGTGGGATTCAGAAATTATAATAAGGGTGAAACGGAAAACTTGGCTTTCAAACTGACAGTATTTGCCAGGTTCATTTGTCCTGTTAATTCACACTTTTTGCTCAGATAATTGAcctgtgtgtctccatctgttAACTCTTACATGTACACCTAAAAAAATTAAGGCATCAGATCAAGCATGACTGTACTCGTTTGCATGGCCTATCCAAATTCTACACTAAATACCAAAACTAACTTATTACTTTAAATTTtggaatgtttgtttttatccttTTAGGTGGCCTCTGGTTTTCAATCATTTCAAGAAGGTATGAAAATAAGCATATAGA
Protein-coding sequences here:
- the pip5k1ba gene encoding phosphatidylinositol-4-phosphate 5-kinase, type I, beta a isoform X1, whose protein sequence is MSASSADGLGTGTRNQKVSKDHKKTGRVRYTSKHRRQYRQEAGSGSNATRLISGMERSGQESEPTAAALKGAIQLGIGYAVGNLSSKPDRDVLMQDFSVVESVFLPSDGSNLTPAHHFPDFRLKTYAPLAFRYFRELFGIKPDDYLYSICNEPLIELSNPGASSSWFYLTSDDEFIIKTVQHKEAEFLQKLLPGYYMNLNQNPRTLLPKFYGLYCIQCSGVTIRLVVMNNVLPRAMNMHYKYDLKGSSYKRRASRKERAKSSPTFKDLDFQEMHEGLYFDPDTYSALMKTLQRDCRVLESFKIMDYSLLLGIHVLDKKPLSRESRCDSRRGQKVLYSTALESIQGTVKDPEPVADDETLGGIPAKHRDENLLIFLGIIDILQSYRFIKKVEHSWKALVHDGVCNLICATFTCIHFVYINISFPSQDTVSVHRPSFYADRFLKFMGSTVFKKLHPLRGASSKRKRATLHPVRSASQEFLSPHREERNSWKVESRAQSVDNLDEDCEFYSSSKQPDLVPRPTVSFESNWNDEEHHENSEARRGSSSTIALDDSLRSLSKSRSDSELDVYFVASGFQSFQEVRRKD
- the pip5k1ba gene encoding phosphatidylinositol-4-phosphate 5-kinase, type I, beta a isoform X4 encodes the protein MSASSADGLGTGTRNQKVSKDHKKPTAAALKGAIQLGIGYAVGNLSSKPDRDVLMQDFSVVESVFLPSDGSNLTPAHHFPDFRLKTYAPLAFRYFRELFGIKPDDYLYSICNEPLIELSNPGASSSWFYLTSDDEFIIKTVQHKEAEFLQKLLPGYYMNLNQNPRTLLPKFYGLYCIQCSGVTIRLVVMNNVLPRAMNMHYKYDLKGSSYKRRASRKERAKSSPTFKDLDFQEMHEGLYFDPDTYSALMKTLQRDCRVLESFKIMDYSLLLGIHVLDKKPLSRESRCDSRRGQKVLYSTALESIQGTVKDPEPVADDETLGGIPAKHRDENLLIFLGIIDILQSYRFIKKVEHSWKALVHDGVCNLICATFTCIHFVYINISFPSQDTVSVHRPSFYADRFLKFMGSTVFKKLHPLRGASSKRKRATLHPVRSASQEFLSPHREERNSWKVESRAQSVDNLDEDCEFYSSSKQPDLVPRPTVSFESNWNDEEHHENSEARRGSSSTIALDDSLRSLSKSRSDSELDVYFVASGFQSFQEVRRKD
- the pip5k1ba gene encoding phosphatidylinositol-4-phosphate 5-kinase, type I, beta a isoform X5 yields the protein MSASSADGLGTGTRNQKVSKDHKKPTAAALKGAIQLGIGYAVGNLSSKPDRDVLMQDFSVVESVFLPSDGSNLTPAHHFPDFRLKTYAPLAFRYFRELFGIKPDDYLYSICNEPLIELSNPGASSSWFYLTSDDEFIIKTVQHKEAEFLQKLLPGYYMNLNQNPRTLLPKFYGLYCIQCSGVTIRLVVMNNVLPRAMNMHYKYDLKGSSYKRRASRKERAKSSPTFKDLDFQEMHEGLYFDPDTYSALMKTLQRDCRVLESFKIMDYSLLLGIHVLDKKPLSRESRCDSRRGQKVLYSTALESIQGTVKDPEPVADDETLGGIPAKHRDENLLIFLGIIDILQSYRFIKKVEHSWKALVHDGDTVSVHRPSFYADRFLKFMGSTVFKKLHPLRGASSKRKRATLHPVRSASQEFLSPHREERNSWKVESRAQSVDNLDEDCEFYSSSKQPDLVPRPTVSFESNWNDEEHHENSEARRGSSSTIALDDSLRSLSKSRSDSELDVYFVASGFQSFQEVRRKD
- the pip5k1ba gene encoding phosphatidylinositol-4-phosphate 5-kinase, type I, beta a isoform X2 is translated as MSASSADGLGTGTRNQKVSKDHKKTGRVRYTSKHRRQYRQEAGSGSNATRLISGMERSGQESEPTAAALKGAIQLGIGYAVGNLSSKPDRDVLMQDFSVVESVFLPSDGSNLTPAHHFPDFRLKTYAPLAFRYFRELFGIKPDDYLYSICNEPLIELSNPGASSSWFYLTSDDEFIIKTVQHKEAEFLQKLLPGYYMNLNQNPRTLLPKFYGLYCIQCSGVTIRLVVMNNVLPRAMNMHYKYDLKGSSYKRRASRKERAKSSPTFKDLDFQEMHEGLYFDPDTYSALMKTLQRDCRVLESFKIMDYSLLLGIHVLDKKPLSRESRCDSRRGQKVLYSTALESIQGTVKDPEPVADDETLGGIPAKHRDENLLIFLGIIDILQSYRFIKKVEHSWKALVHDGVCNLICATFTCIHFVYINISFPSQDTVSVHRPSFYADRFLKFMGSTVFKKLHPLRGASSKRKRATLHPVRSASQEFLSPHREERNSWKVESRAQSVDNLDEDCEFYSSSKQPDLVPRPTVSFESNWNDEEHHENSEARRGSSSTIALDDSLRSLSKSRSDSELDVYF
- the pip5k1ba gene encoding phosphatidylinositol-4-phosphate 5-kinase, type I, beta a isoform X3, yielding MSASSADGLGTGTRNQKVSKDHKKTGRVRYTSKHRRQYRQEAGSGSNATRLISGMERSGQESEPTAAALKGAIQLGIGYAVGNLSSKPDRDVLMQDFSVVESVFLPSDGSNLTPAHHFPDFRLKTYAPLAFRYFRELFGIKPDDYLYSICNEPLIELSNPGASSSWFYLTSDDEFIIKTVQHKEAEFLQKLLPGYYMNLNQNPRTLLPKFYGLYCIQCSGVTIRLVVMNNVLPRAMNMHYKYDLKGSSYKRRASRKERAKSSPTFKDLDFQEMHEGLYFDPDTYSALMKTLQRDCRVLESFKIMDYSLLLGIHVLDKKPLSRESRCDSRRGQKVLYSTALESIQGTVKDPEPVADDETLGGIPAKHRDENLLIFLGIIDILQSYRFIKKVEHSWKALVHDGDTVSVHRPSFYADRFLKFMGSTVFKKLHPLRGASSKRKRATLHPVRSASQEFLSPHREERNSWKVESRAQSVDNLDEDCEFYSSSKQPDLVPRPTVSFESNWNDEEHHENSEARRGSSSTIALDDSLRSLSKSRSDSELDVYFVASGFQSFQEVRRKD